Genomic DNA from Vigna radiata var. radiata cultivar VC1973A unplaced genomic scaffold, Vradiata_ver6 scaffold_450, whole genome shotgun sequence:
ATTtgtgtaataaaagaaaattgaagaaagttggggaggtggaggatggaaatggggaggtgcagggatcaactccctttaataaattaatcaaagtGCAAGAGTTTTCAGAAAAGAATTGACTTAAGGTGTAGTTGGGCCAACTTTGTGGGCTGCTATTGTAAAGCCCAAGAAAAGTAACTCTCGAACCAAACTAGTCTCTCTTGTTTTCCTAAATTCAATGCATACAAATTCTGTGCACATTATGATCAACCCAATGATTTTAAGATTATCAGTGATAAGATTAATACTTTGTTTAGTTGAGTTACTAgcctaaaaaataatatagttttcatagtttcaaatacttttattatctGAATTACCTTATTTAAGTTTGTGTTTTAcaatggagatcttcaagatgAGCTAGAATTATAAGGGTTTAACGTTTGACCCCTCTTATTAGAtagaaatttatgtttgattccTATGATGCAAACAGGGGTTAGACATAAATTTGAATAACTCAACACATTTTTCAATTCTCACATCCATTAATTATTAGACATAATTACTCCATTTTATGCAAGTAATATTTCCGATTCTAATACAAATTCAACAAGtagaataaaaacaatacaaatagaaaaaaaaaatattaacataatataagaacaaaaatattggtgtacacaaaaaatatgatatttaagaaatgaaatttgcCAAGAAATCTTACAAGAATAACtgtaaaaaggaagaaaagagggagtgaaacaaaaagaagaagaaagcgaagagtgaaataaaaagaagaaaaaaatagaaaacaaaattgattataGGACACTAATAGTTttgcttaattttaattttattggaaaatgttttaactcattaaatacaacttttaatattaataaaaattaacaaatgctgataataatttaatcaattttattctcGAACATAAAGTTGTAATTGACTTAATAGAGATATactaatactaaaaaaaatttagacttttttttaaacgtaattatataattaatttaatagaaatatattagtactaaaataaatctttgatttttttttcttaaacataattttataattaatttaacagGAGAAATATTGGTActaaaaaaacttgttttagaccttttcttttatacttAAAGTAATTGCTTTACTTTCTTCATTCTTGAGCTGATCGTTTGTGAAGATGAAATCCTTAGTGACTCTCGtgttggagaagaaaaaaagaaaataaaattttgacaccattttgacactgcacacgtgtcaaaatgtggttggacgatttcaaattaaaaaacaaactttggtttttctcttccaaatatactcctgcctcaacttttttaatttgaaatcgtccaatcacatcttgacacgtgtgcagtgtcaaaatagtgtcaaaaaataatattaaaatatcattgtccaagaaaaaaagaagccTCCGTGTAAAAAGAGAAAACTTtagcattttttatttgaaaaaaatgaagttgatTGGACGAACCTCTTTGGactaagttatttattttttaaaatgattttattacaaaaataaaataaacaacacaTGTCTAACATATCTAATGCtgaattgaaaatttgtttaacaTGATGAATAAAGTTTAAcattatagaaaaatagaaaacaaaatcaatgtttttaaaatatattggtGAAACAATATCAAAAGTTTCGAGTAAATACAATTTccaattttactttatttaaggGAATAGTAGAAATATCTTTTTGAACAATGAAAACATTTCATTGTgcaaatacaataattaaaaaataaagaattaacttaaatataataaaaaagtaaaagataaccataataattaaaaaaaaaaaaaaaaaactcgaaTTCGCGGAGCATGGAAGACCCGAATTTAGATGGGAACTGTGGCAAGAGAGCATTCGATTGGGGAGTTTGGGTCAACAGAGAGAAAGTGGGGAACAGAAGTAAAATAAAGCCTCCACGTTTTCCGCGTCATGGATCCGCTGCCGGCAGCGCTCCGGTGGCGCACGACCGCCATCCCATTCCTCTTGGCGGTCCTCCTTTTATCCTTCGTCTCCCCTTCGCGCGCAATCTACTGCGACGAAGATGATTGCTACGATCTGCTTGGGTCAGCTAACAttccttttcttccttcaattGTCCTTAACCTAAGCTTTATTTCCCGCTGTAACGCTCCCTCTTCTCATTCGCAGGATTTCTCAGAGTGCCAATGCTTCCGAAATCAAGAAAGCTTACTACAAACTCTCCTTGAAGCAGTACGTGTTTCTCCTCCTTAGCACTCCCTctcttactcttttttttttaatataataactaCTTTCTTATTGGTTTCTTGTTTGATTCAGTCATCCAGATAAGAACCCTGATCCCGAATCGCGAAAGCTGTTTGTTAAAATCGCCAATGCTTACGAGGTGCTTTggttttcttgctttttcttttttttttttaatgatttggaTGTAGGAGTGTATATCTGTTAAAATTGAACCTTGTGCAATGCCGAGTATATTGAAAACTGACCACACTGGTCTATATTTGGTTAGGTGTTGGTTCTGATGCTAATGATAGTTATATAACTTTACAGATTTTGAAGGACGAGGCCACGCGCGAACAATATGATTATGCAATTGCACATCCAGAGGAGGTGTTTAGATTTTTTATAGAAAGTTTggtttacttttaaattttgggTCAATATCCCTGATTTTTCATCTCTGTTCTTTTAGTGTTTGTTGAAGTAGAGCTGTGTTTTCATCTATTGATTTCAGGTGTTTTATAATACTGCACGCTACTATCGGGCATACTATGGTCACAAGACGGTGTGATTTGTTGGTTTACAATTTGAATCCGTGATGAATTTTGGATAAATTTGATTAGAAATTACTGATTTTTGCAAGTGAGTCTCATTTTTAGTACTTACGTACTTTTTTACCTGTCAGGATCCTCGAGCTGTGTTGGTTGGCCTTCTTATTATTCTTTCAGGTTTTCAATATCTAAATCAATCAACAAGGTATAATCAGGTattgtgatatttttaatatcctATGATGTATCATTAAACTCCCCTGATGTGAAAATGTACCATATGATTGTGTAATGTCAAAACTCAGGAATAGTAGAACTTTCTTATGTAAAATGTACTATTATACAATTCTCTAATTTGCTTTCTAAAGTTTGAAGAGCTGTGTTCGTAGTGTTAAAGATTGTAATTTGGTAGCCCACTAGGGTCATATGGTGTTAGTGCCTTGGGTAGTTTGAACCTCATTCCTACCATTGTACACACAAAAAACAGATTGTACTTACCTGACTTATGCCCAGTTAAGGGTTTTGGAAAATCTATTGGCAAGGAAAGTAAGTAGGTCAAGAAGTCAAGAGTTGCCGGTCCCAAGTTTTAGGGTGAAAATTTTCTGTTCCATACATGACTAATGAATCCAATCATCACTGCCACTAGAATGTTTTACCATGATTTACAGTCTTAGATGAATGCATAAGATTTGAAATAGGTCAGGGCTGTGCCAATTTCTTTTGGTGGATATATATGAAATTGCTTTTGTGCAAATTGCTTAGTTTGTTATTTGTACAAAGTTCTTTTGAAAGATTAAGATATTTACGTTCATTGCACTACTTTTCTGTGTTTAGGCTGTAGCCATGGTCAAGAAGACacctgcatataaaaataaactaaggGCATTGGAACTTGAACGCAGTGGAGGGATTACAAACAAGAAGAAGAGTCAGAAGAATACCGTCAAGTAGGCCatcattctcattttttatgAGTCTGTACTTGTTTCAGGTTTTGCAAAATTATTCCCAGGAATATGAACTTGGGAATATAATATTTCTgtgttaagttttaaaaaatttcccaTATGTAGTTGATTCCTATGAATGAATTGTCTTCATAGTTTGCTTAGATTTCATTCCCATGTGATTGTGGACTTCGGCATATACTCCAACTAATAACTTTCTTTcccactttatatatatatatatatatatatatatatatatatatatatatatatatatatatatatatatatatatatatatatatatatatttgattgttgaaaACATTGGTTCTCCACCTTGAAAACTCTTATTTCCTCTTTTAAATCAGTTTGTCTGTCATCTGTAAGATTGTGCTTTGTTGACTGCGACTTCTTTACTTCCGGCACATAATGACACAATGTGGGGAATATATGCATGCAGGAAAGTGGAGCAAGACCTTAGCAATGAACTCGACCTGCAGATAAGTGGAGCTGAAAGGGCCTCTGTGTGGAAACTTCTTGGTGTCCGCTTTGTTCTATTACCTTATACCTTAGGCAAGGTTAGAGTTCAATCTTTATCTAGAAAATGCAGTTACTACTGTGAATCTttcatttctatattttaattcaagGTAGCATATATGAATTTCTGTAACACGAATAGTGGTGAATCTTGAAAGTTAATATTTTAGCATGTGAATTTTACTGATGAATTCTGTTTCCATTCAGCTGCTACTTTGGTCTGCCTGCTGGTTTTGGAGATACAGAGTGAAGAAACACTCTTATTCTTGGGAGGATGCTTCTTATCTGACACAAAGATCCCTTGGTATTCCTCTCGATAGATGGAGACATATTGGTAAATTATATTATCTTCGACGAACCTTCTCTTAGACACCATGGACATAGTGGAATTATGTGTAGTTTTTTTGGTTACTTGTTTTGGATTCTACTAGCGTGGCCTAACCTATTACTATGCATATTAATGGTTCTTATTTGGTGCCTGTTATTAATAGATGAAGCAACAAAGGAAGATCTTGTGCTCAAACGCTTATGGGAGAAATCGAATATGGAGAGCTATGTAGCAGAGATGCGGAAAGAATCAAAACGCAGAAGATAGCTGCATTGGTGGCCTCGTCTGCACTGCATTTAAAGTTCTAAATTTGGTTTTACTTATGAAGTTGAACTGAACCGCGAAGTGACAATCAAAGTTAAAATTGGAAAGCTGCTAATTGATTTGCGGGAGGAGGGGGTGATAGAAGCAGAATTATTCATTTCAACCACGAAATCGTGGAGTCATAAACATAGTTTATTGAGTTTAAACATGTCTCTGACAGCCTGTAAACAGTGAACACTAAAGAATACcgcattaattttattttttttgtttcaaagtCAGGTATTTAAGCCTCACGCTTCCTAGAATCGGATGTTCGGTAGTGGTTTTCTGCTACAATTTTAATGAGATTATATGAATTCTCGGCATGTTACAGTAGAGTTTTGACTTGAATGTATGTGTCTGAAATATTTATCCTTCCACTCTTCCTGTAGTATTATATCGCGGTTAGCGTTGCTTTCTTCGGCTTAAGATTCCTAGTATTGCTTACTGGGTCTGATGAGCCAGTTGGTGAGGTGGTGAATGATTTGCTAGAGCATCGCTTAACTAGAGTGTTAAATCTAATACATTaatcttctaaaaaaaaattcatttgaacATGTCACatatcataataattaaattagtttttaaaattgcaaaatattaaaatacaaataagaattaTGAATGTACCAGTGTTTTaggattttattattaaagtaaaatcaGAAACAgagttttaaaaatgatataacgTAATGAAATTTAGGTTGCTTTCATTGGATATTCATGTTATCTAAgagataaaacaaattaaaacttttataatattcaattgttataaaaaatttatattagaaaCCTATTGGTATGCCATGGTgtaaatcttaaaattaataataagagCTTACATAAGATTACCTAAATTATAACTAtgcaatataatattttaatatttttagttaaaaaaattaaagtaaaaaagtatgaatttttatgaaatttcattatcaaaagaaaagatataaaaaatataatataaaataaaataagaaaacgaGACTAAGTTGCTGGATTTAAAATGTTGCGAGGGGTGACACATTGATGACATTACATTATCTTAACAGAAGATAACAACTTGGATCAGTCCATGAGTACAATTAATATTGTTAATTCGCTAGCTTGGTTTGATGCCTAATTAATCAAATTGGTGGACTAAAAGTGGATTAGTACgttagttagtttttttttttaattaaaataaaaaacaatttaaaagttattttttcgttttattttatctaaaggGTATAAATatgatacatatatatatatatatatatatatatatatatatatatatatatatatatatatatattaaatttcaattattacaaataccaagtttagagtaattttctatttattacaTTCCGACAtttttgtatgtatgtatattgttttattttattttatttttcctgtaTTGAATTCATTGTTTCTCATAATACTTGAATGAATTCGTTTCTTTTAGTCTTAACTCTTTacttataaactttttttataataatattgtgtattttttgttatactaatatcattttaaatatctatatacacttttttttcttttttatttgagatgacaagaaaattcaatattgtataattaagttccaaatcaaattatcaaataacaattgaataaaacaaaaataattatataaaatactaCATAATTACACATAAATAAAGTTGTATTGAAATCAAAACATCTACTAATTTTATAAGCACTAATGAGTAGATCATATTAAAAGTTTCCAGCAATATTATCATTTAgacacaaaatcaaatataatttttgaaccTTATATCaactaatttcattattttaaacaaatagtATTATATGCCacttctaatttaaaaatattaaattaccaACTCTAAATAATTACATCCCGTGTGTACGATATAGGAGTTGAATTTTGTAGATACACTCACACCTCATGAATGCTAAGTGTTTCGTCTGACAACACCAACCGAAAAAATAGAAGGAAAATACAGAACAACCTTTGATAGGGTGCATACAATACTCTTCTCTCTCTTGAACTCTACAATTTCACATTTCATTTTCGTGGTTTGTTATTGAATTTGGTTGTGGCATGGATGTGACTTTTGTGTTGGAGGATGAGACAGAATTCTGTATTAGAGTGGAGTTGTCTGACAAGATCCaagaaatcaaagaaaagataaagatatcGACGAACATTCCCGTTGACCGACAAACGCTACTCTTCAATGGTCAGGTTTTTCAAAACGAAGCCTTGGTCATCGACACTCACATCTCTCAACTCTCTCGCGTTCCACAATTGGTTCAGCCCAATGAAAACGAGTATGATCTGCCACAGTGGATTAGGAACGTGTCCAAATTAGATATACAGGAGATGCAAGAGATGCTCTCGTCGATTCCAGAAGCACAGAATATGTCGTTTACCGTGGACGCAACGGTGGTGCTCACAGAAAATCCAGACGAGATAGAAGAATTTGTCTCGTCGATGATGGACACTCCGCCGGAGGAGCCGGTGCCGCAGTCTCCGCTGCCCAATACAGTGACGTTCATGGTGAAAAGCTTGGATGTTAAACGGAAGCCTCTCCCCGTGGAAATGTATCTGAAGGACACCGTTCTGCAGTTGAAGGAGGTGTTTATCAGAATGAAGAAACCTCGAAGGCTAAAGGTGAAGAATATGGTAGTGGTGAATAAAGTAGGTGATGAATTGCATGACCATATGTCAATGCTAGAATGTGGGATGCTTAATATGTCACATGTTTACGTGTGTAGTCGATCAGAAGGAGGAGCTTTGATTGCTGTTGATCTCAGACATGGGAAGATGTTGAAGGTGATGGTGGTTCCCAAGGGCAGAATTCAGAAGATACCCATTGAGGTTAATTCTCTTAACTGTTTGGGAGATTTGAGGTTTGAGTTGGAGAAGTttcacaaacatgttcttcccGAAAGTTTTGGTTACTTTTTTACCATCAAGAACGGCCTTCTGCCGAGTGAAACATATTCGTTTGACAGGTTAGGGATCAAAGAGGGTGACACCGTTGTAATAAACCCTAAACAACTTTCCAGCGTTTTCCCATGATGAAGAAGCCACgtatgcatgcatgcatgcatgagAATCAGTTCGTATTGAATACAAAAAATTGAGTGAAAAATTAGTTACTTAGGTCAGGTGCCTGTTAGTTAGTTAAACCTGCTACTGGGATGTTAGTTTGTTAGTCGTTATCATAATAAACTTGTACTAAAATGAGGTATCACTGAGCTTTGTatatcattcaaataaaatttgtaagcTCCTGAgatattctttcatattttagtg
This window encodes:
- the LOC106754368 gene encoding uncharacterized protein LOC106754368, with translation MDVTFVLEDETEFCIRVELSDKIQEIKEKIKISTNIPVDRQTLLFNGQVFQNEALVIDTHISQLSRVPQLVQPNENEYDLPQWIRNVSKLDIQEMQEMLSSIPEAQNMSFTVDATVVLTENPDEIEEFVSSMMDTPPEEPVPQSPLPNTVTFMVKSLDVKRKPLPVEMYLKDTVLQLKEVFIRMKKPRRLKVKNMVVVNKVGDELHDHMSMLECGMLNMSHVYVCSRSEGGALIAVDLRHGKMLKVMVVPKGRIQKIPIEVNSLNCLGDLRFELEKFHKHVLPESFGYFFTIKNGLLPSETYSFDRLGIKEGDTVVINPKQLSSVFP
- the LOC106754379 gene encoding dnaJ protein ERDJ7, with the translated sequence MDPLPAALRWRTTAIPFLLAVLLLSFVSPSRAIYCDEDDCYDLLGISQSANASEIKKAYYKLSLKHHPDKNPDPESRKLFVKIANAYEILKDEATREQYDYAIAHPEEVFYNTARYYRAYYGHKTDPRAVLVGLLIILSGFQYLNQSTRYNQAVAMVKKTPAYKNKLRALELERSGGITNKKKSQKNTVKKVEQDLSNELDLQISGAERASVWKLLGVRFVLLPYTLGKLLLWSACWFWRYRVKKHSYSWEDASYLTQRSLGIPLDRWRHIDEATKEDLVLKRLWEKSNMESYVAEMRKESKRRR